From Oscillatoria sp. FACHB-1406, a single genomic window includes:
- a CDS encoding site-2 protease family protein produces MFNRSESFAVISILLLAAGILIWGYNRAKPYGKAGLLAWLQSVVLMVPWLVFFGLFSTGIALNAIALVGLLVVSAGIYIYLGNRLRAAGQDSILRDRNPSPPPTELTATPPSTPEAAPSIAPEVLPIPEADLQEIQKIFGIDTFFATETISYQEGAIFKGNLRGEAAEVRDRLADKLAQRFDEKYRLFLVESPDGKPTIVILPSSRDPEPLSLAQKNLAIVLLVCTIATSIEAAALLRGFDWFSELGRYREALPIAAGLWTILIAHELGHGFFARKHNVRLSWPFFLPSWQIGSFGALTRFQSLLPNRSVLFDIALAGPVAGGLVSLVMLVVGLILSHPGSLFQLPAQFFQGSIVVGMLAKVFLGDALKATTVDVHPLAVLGWLGLVITALNLMPAGQLDGGRIVQAIYGRRMARRATIATLVVLGIIAVAVPGNPIPLYWGFLILFLQRDLERPSLNELTEPDDLRASLGLLALFLMLLVLIPLTPALALRLGIGA; encoded by the coding sequence ATGTTTAATCGATCCGAGAGTTTTGCAGTTATCTCCATCCTGCTTTTAGCCGCAGGAATACTCATCTGGGGATACAATCGCGCCAAACCCTATGGCAAAGCAGGACTGCTCGCCTGGTTGCAATCCGTTGTCTTGATGGTGCCTTGGCTGGTTTTCTTCGGACTATTTTCCACCGGAATTGCCCTCAATGCGATCGCGTTAGTTGGCTTATTAGTCGTTTCAGCCGGAATTTATATCTACCTCGGCAATCGCTTGCGTGCTGCCGGACAAGACTCAATTCTGCGCGATCGCAACCCCAGCCCACCGCCAACTGAGCTAACCGCCACACCCCCTAGCACCCCTGAAGCTGCGCCTTCCATCGCTCCAGAAGTTCTCCCCATTCCAGAAGCCGATCTCCAAGAAATTCAAAAGATTTTCGGAATCGATACCTTCTTCGCCACCGAAACCATTTCCTACCAAGAAGGAGCCATCTTTAAAGGCAATTTGCGCGGCGAAGCAGCAGAAGTCCGCGATCGCCTCGCCGACAAACTTGCCCAGCGTTTCGATGAGAAATACCGCCTGTTCCTCGTCGAAAGTCCCGACGGCAAACCGACGATTGTCATCCTGCCCAGCAGCAGAGATCCCGAACCCTTAAGTCTGGCTCAAAAAAACTTAGCGATCGTACTCCTCGTTTGTACCATCGCCACCAGCATTGAAGCCGCCGCACTCTTACGAGGATTTGACTGGTTTAGCGAACTCGGACGCTACCGCGAAGCCCTGCCCATCGCCGCCGGATTGTGGACGATTCTAATCGCTCACGAACTCGGACACGGTTTCTTCGCCCGCAAACACAACGTCCGTTTGAGTTGGCCGTTCTTTCTCCCCAGTTGGCAAATCGGCTCTTTCGGGGCGCTGACTCGCTTCCAATCCTTACTGCCCAATCGCAGCGTCCTCTTCGATATTGCCTTGGCAGGGCCGGTTGCTGGCGGACTTGTCTCCTTAGTAATGTTAGTTGTCGGCTTAATCCTCTCTCATCCCGGCAGTTTGTTTCAACTTCCCGCTCAATTTTTCCAAGGCTCGATTGTTGTAGGAATGCTGGCGAAAGTTTTTCTGGGCGACGCACTGAAAGCGACAACAGTAGACGTTCATCCGCTGGCGGTGTTGGGCTGGTTGGGACTGGTGATTACCGCGCTGAACTTAATGCCCGCCGGTCAATTAGATGGCGGGCGCATCGTCCAAGCGATTTATGGGCGCAGGATGGCACGGCGCGCGACAATCGCCACGCTAGTCGTGTTAGGCATTATCGCGGTTGCAGTTCCCGGCAATCCCATTCCCCTTTATTGGGGGTTTCTCATCCTTTTCTTGCAGCGAGACTTAGAACGACCGAGTTTGAACGAACTCACCGAACCCGACGACTTGAGAGCGAGTTTGGGGCTGCTGGCGCTGTTTTTGATGCTGTTGGTGCTGATTCCGCTGACTCCAGCGCTGGCTCTTCGTTTGGGGATTGGTGCTTAA
- the murQ gene encoding N-acetylmuramic acid 6-phosphate etherase translates to MKNFESRGHLLTEQVNPNSRDLDSLSTLEFVDLFNREDAQTLAAIAAARQELAAAIDLIHGALEKGGRLFYLGAGTSGRLGVLDAAECPPTFCTSPELVQGIIAGGAGALVRSSEDLEDRAEDGETAIAHHQIHDLDVVVGITAGGTTPFVLGALAAARARGAKTIYIACVPAEQVQVEADVDIRLLVGPEILAGSTRLKAGTVTKMALNILSTGVMVKLGKVYGNRMVDVAVTNSKLRDRSLRILEELTDLDRAAANELLERSGKRVKLALLMHWTGLDPQAGEQWLASHKGHLRAAIEAMDNG, encoded by the coding sequence ATGAAAAACTTTGAATCGCGAGGTCATCTGTTAACCGAGCAAGTCAATCCGAACAGTCGGGATTTAGATAGCCTCTCGACGCTAGAGTTTGTCGATCTTTTCAATCGGGAGGACGCGCAAACCCTTGCTGCTATTGCTGCGGCGCGTCAGGAATTAGCCGCCGCGATCGATCTGATTCATGGAGCGCTAGAAAAAGGCGGCCGTTTATTTTATCTCGGTGCGGGAACGAGCGGGCGTTTGGGGGTTTTGGATGCGGCGGAATGTCCCCCCACCTTCTGCACTTCGCCGGAATTAGTACAAGGAATTATTGCCGGCGGTGCAGGGGCGTTGGTGCGAAGTTCGGAAGATCTCGAAGATCGCGCTGAAGATGGGGAAACGGCAATAGCCCACCATCAAATCCACGATCTCGACGTTGTGGTGGGGATTACGGCGGGGGGAACGACACCTTTTGTTTTAGGGGCGCTGGCGGCAGCTAGGGCGCGCGGTGCTAAAACGATTTACATTGCTTGCGTCCCCGCCGAACAAGTCCAAGTCGAAGCGGATGTGGATATTCGCTTGCTCGTCGGGCCCGAAATTCTCGCCGGTTCCACTCGCTTAAAGGCGGGAACGGTGACAAAAATGGCTTTAAATATCCTTTCGACGGGCGTAATGGTGAAGTTGGGGAAAGTGTACGGCAATCGCATGGTCGATGTTGCTGTTACTAATAGTAAATTGCGCGATCGCTCCCTGCGCATTCTCGAGGAACTCACCGATCTCGATCGCGCGGCTGCCAACGAACTATTAGAGCGCAGTGGAAAACGAGTTAAACTAGCACTGTTGATGCACTGGACGGGCTTAGACCCCCAAGCGGGCGAACAATGGCTCGCAAGCCATAAAGGGCATCTCCGAGCGGCAATTGAAGCAATGGATAATGGATAA
- a CDS encoding DUF3110 domain-containing protein: MLAPKRIFVLLINAGTENEGIHTLQMGGRNKVLMFESEDDALRYALMLEAQDFPAPTVEAFPSDDIEEFCREAGYDSEFVETGRLEIPPELNVEKPDWEENNSKTPEPEAAEESEMSDSELEAIRRRLEGLL; this comes from the coding sequence GTGCTTGCTCCTAAACGAATCTTTGTTCTATTAATTAACGCAGGGACTGAGAATGAGGGCATCCACACCCTACAAATGGGGGGACGCAATAAAGTTCTGATGTTTGAGTCTGAGGACGATGCCCTGCGTTATGCGCTCATGCTGGAAGCGCAGGATTTTCCGGCTCCCACCGTCGAAGCCTTCCCATCCGACGACATAGAGGAATTTTGTCGCGAGGCGGGCTACGACTCGGAATTTGTTGAAACCGGACGCTTAGAAATTCCTCCAGAATTGAATGTAGAAAAACCGGATTGGGAGGAAAATAATAGTAAAACTCCGGAACCGGAAGCAGCGGAGGAATCGGAGATGTCGGACTCCGAACTCGAAGCGATTCGCCGTCGCTTAGAAGGGCTGCTTTAG
- a CDS encoding M15 family metallopeptidase, which produces MKPYHQIAIAECGEPLVPIPLEDFAVISPHPYLELGADYNGRSPYFLRQSVLEALERAKQHLQQLRPGWKIQIFDAYRPVEVQKFMVDYTFTTVLQARNLTLADLSPQQQEAIWEEVYELWAVPSENPATPPPHSTGAAVDVRLLDAAGEIVDMGGEIDELSARSQPDYYLNSTEPRDRDYCDRRQLLKTVMVEAGFAAHPGEWWHFSLGDQMWAWLTQSPVARYGRWTI; this is translated from the coding sequence TTGAAACCCTATCACCAAATTGCGATCGCAGAATGCGGCGAGCCTCTGGTTCCAATTCCCTTGGAAGATTTTGCAGTTATCTCTCCCCATCCTTACCTCGAACTCGGAGCCGATTACAACGGCAGATCCCCTTATTTTCTGCGTCAATCCGTCTTAGAAGCCTTAGAGAGAGCAAAACAACATTTACAACAATTACGTCCCGGCTGGAAAATTCAAATTTTTGATGCTTACCGTCCGGTAGAAGTGCAAAAATTCATGGTCGATTACACCTTCACCACGGTTTTACAAGCGAGAAATTTAACCCTAGCAGACCTTTCACCACAACAACAGGAGGCAATTTGGGAAGAAGTTTACGAACTGTGGGCAGTGCCGAGCGAGAATCCAGCAACACCGCCACCGCACAGTACGGGCGCTGCGGTAGATGTCAGGTTGCTCGATGCAGCAGGGGAGATTGTGGATATGGGAGGGGAAATTGACGAACTCTCAGCGAGATCGCAGCCCGATTACTATCTTAACTCCACCGAGCCTCGCGATCGCGACTATTGCGATCGCCGCCAACTCCTAAAAACGGTCATGGTAGAAGCCGGATTCGCCGCCCATCCGGGGGAGTGGTGGCATTTTTCCCTGGGGGATCAGATGTGGGCTTGGCTGACGCAATCGCCCGTTGCGCGCTACGGGCGATGGACGATCTAA
- a CDS encoding ATP-binding protein, with protein sequence MAIARVLERIARSKSVLFQLLKPNSLLQMSSVVTVSNEFNIEKIFAVREVSAAVLNISGRQRMLSQRSALFALRLTLATSTQNRESLQKKLCETLDLMERSHESLINGDLTLNLSGALSPAISKIYYEAPYQLNSRVRDFLEAGRKLARIPADALNCNNPYLQHLLHTSEGDLLEALDAAVLQYQKEKEQQEKAIDLYQAKLYKDTCTAMAVAQARSQALSDTITKLQQTQIQLIQAEKLSGLGQLVAGVAHEINNPLGFISGNIQYAKMYVSDLIEVLELYQHHYPDPHPEIKDFSQSVELDYTLVDLPKLLDTMNLGVERIKEVVLSLRNFSRLDEVKPSLIDLHECIESTMTILRYRFKSDAPSSPINIVKEYTALPKIDCYPGQINQVLINLVGNAIDALEGVSENPTIVIRTKPMATDPGWVEIQIEDNGSGVSEELQQNLFKPFFTTKSVGKGTGLGLSISHQIIVERHGGNLIYRSRPGGGSEFTIQLPLRQ encoded by the coding sequence ATGGCGATCGCTCGAGTATTAGAACGAATCGCTCGCAGTAAGTCCGTTCTTTTTCAACTGCTAAAGCCTAATAGCTTGCTCCAAATGTCTTCTGTTGTAACTGTAAGTAATGAGTTCAATATCGAGAAGATTTTCGCAGTTCGCGAAGTCAGCGCTGCTGTTCTGAATATCAGCGGTCGGCAGCGGATGCTTTCTCAAAGATCTGCGTTATTCGCTCTACGCTTAACGTTGGCTACCTCTACGCAAAACCGAGAAAGTTTGCAAAAGAAACTATGCGAAACTTTGGACTTAATGGAGCGATCGCACGAGAGCTTAATTAATGGAGACCTAACGCTCAATCTCTCTGGTGCATTGTCGCCTGCAATCTCCAAAATTTATTACGAAGCGCCTTACCAACTCAATAGCAGAGTTCGAGACTTTTTAGAAGCGGGTAGAAAGTTAGCTCGCATTCCTGCTGACGCTCTCAATTGCAACAACCCTTATCTCCAACATTTACTTCACACTTCCGAAGGCGATCTACTCGAAGCTTTAGATGCAGCAGTTCTGCAATATCAAAAAGAAAAAGAACAGCAAGAAAAAGCGATCGATTTATATCAAGCTAAACTCTATAAAGATACTTGCACGGCAATGGCTGTCGCTCAAGCCAGAAGCCAAGCACTCAGCGACACAATAACGAAGCTTCAACAAACCCAGATTCAATTAATTCAAGCTGAGAAACTATCGGGTTTGGGGCAGCTTGTAGCGGGAGTCGCTCATGAAATTAATAATCCCCTGGGTTTTATTAGCGGAAACATTCAATACGCTAAAATGTATGTTTCCGATTTGATTGAGGTATTGGAGCTATATCAACATCATTATCCCGATCCTCATCCCGAAATCAAAGACTTTAGTCAATCTGTGGAATTGGACTACACCCTCGTTGATTTGCCCAAACTGCTCGATACAATGAATCTGGGAGTCGAGAGAATTAAAGAAGTCGTTCTGAGTCTGCGCAACTTTTCAAGGCTCGATGAGGTTAAGCCAAGTTTAATCGACTTGCACGAATGTATTGAAAGCACGATGACGATTCTACGCTATCGCTTTAAAAGTGATGCTCCGAGTTCCCCCATTAACATTGTTAAAGAGTACACAGCGTTACCAAAAATCGATTGCTATCCCGGACAAATCAATCAAGTTTTGATTAACTTAGTGGGCAATGCAATTGATGCTTTAGAAGGCGTTTCAGAGAACCCTACTATTGTTATTCGGACTAAACCTATGGCAACCGATCCAGGTTGGGTTGAAATTCAGATTGAGGATAATGGTTCTGGAGTTTCTGAAGAATTACAACAAAACTTATTCAAGCCCTTTTTTACGACAAAATCTGTGGGTAAGGGAACGGGGTTAGGATTGTCAATCTCTCACCAAATTATTGTCGAGCGTCACGGTGGAAATCTTATTTATCGATCGCGTCCCGGCGGCGGCAGCGAGTTTACGATTCAGCTTCCACTGCGACAGTAG
- a CDS encoding site-2 protease family protein, giving the protein MKVLLLVLVANILASAIDTVAIASVSLYLNLAVFKVSLFIRPKLLRLEKWGTTFEIGSIPIGGGIQFYNRENLPQISQRASRERDLALGSKILLEWLHPLERLLVTLSGAIVIFTICSLILTPQVAITALLSGFEQIIHSSFDSEYGRALFLRVESLLDSQPIWVVMSILLTKFLSLNLLPILPFHGGAILKEIIRSLGRRNFEFSPFFVQLSCYLAIILILRWVVMLIAFCILPELPIVF; this is encoded by the coding sequence ATGAAAGTCTTGCTGCTGGTGCTGGTTGCTAATATTTTGGCGAGCGCGATCGATACGGTTGCGATCGCGTCTGTCTCGCTGTATCTCAATCTCGCCGTTTTTAAAGTTTCGCTTTTTATCAGGCCCAAACTCCTTCGCTTGGAAAAATGGGGAACCACTTTTGAGATCGGAAGCATTCCCATCGGCGGCGGCATTCAATTTTATAACCGAGAAAATTTGCCTCAAATCTCTCAACGCGCTAGCAGAGAGCGGGATTTAGCGCTGGGATCGAAAATTTTGCTGGAGTGGCTGCATCCCCTTGAAAGGCTTCTTGTTACTCTCAGTGGCGCGATCGTAATTTTTACAATTTGTAGCTTAATTTTAACTCCTCAAGTAGCAATTACTGCTCTCCTCTCTGGATTCGAGCAAATTATTCACAGCAGTTTTGATTCTGAGTATGGAAGGGCGCTTTTCTTGCGGGTTGAGAGTCTTCTCGACTCGCAACCCATTTGGGTAGTAATGTCAATTTTACTAACGAAGTTTTTGTCTTTAAATTTGCTACCCATTCTCCCTTTTCATGGCGGTGCAATTCTCAAAGAAATTATTCGCTCGCTCGGCAGGCGTAACTTTGAATTCTCGCCATTTTTTGTGCAACTTTCTTGTTATCTTGCAATTATATTAATTCTCAGATGGGTTGTAATGTTGATTGCTTTTTGTATCCTTCCGGAGCTTCCCATTGTTTTTTGA
- a CDS encoding SRPBCC family protein: MSSRQIIEQSIQIDASATVVEQCITDLELMHRWLNPVLRCEPVGEWSTEPGSRSRFILQIPLLQPTLRNRVARREPGLIVWEFDGFFRGRDRWECQPQKRGTHLLNRFEFEIPNPVVRWGFNTFAAPLTKQDMKAQLRRLKRVAETLYFSES; encoded by the coding sequence ATGTCTTCTCGCCAAATTATCGAACAGTCGATTCAAATTGATGCCAGCGCTACCGTTGTCGAACAATGTATTACCGATTTGGAATTAATGCACCGCTGGCTTAATCCCGTCCTACGCTGCGAACCCGTTGGCGAATGGAGTACCGAACCGGGCAGTCGCAGCCGTTTTATCCTCCAAATTCCCCTCTTGCAGCCAACGCTGAGAAATCGAGTTGCTCGACGAGAACCGGGTTTGATCGTGTGGGAATTTGATGGCTTTTTTCGGGGTCGCGATCGCTGGGAGTGTCAGCCCCAAAAGCGAGGAACTCACCTCCTCAATCGTTTTGAATTTGAGATTCCCAATCCCGTCGTTCGTTGGGGATTTAATACTTTTGCCGCACCTTTGACGAAGCAAGATATGAAGGCTCAATTGCGCCGTCTCAAACGAGTGGCAGAGACTTTGTATTTTTCCGAGTCGTAA
- a CDS encoding mechanosensitive ion channel, which translates to MIIIDAIAQIQIAPLLGQTDSTFTPDWLSSALGADIGTSVLNLIKAILILFFGWLIAIFASFVAQKLLERTTLDNKLAAWLTGSPTGTPDQEKPAVEKWFASIVFWLIFLFAVIAALQALNLNQVSAPLQSLLNQVTNFIPKLGGALLLLGVAWLIATLVKAIVTRVLRTARLDERLGQQTGTTPEANALTVTDTIANTLYWFVFLVFLPWILEALGLQTALAPVVGLLNEILLILPNIFAAFLIAAIGWLVAQVVRRVVTNFLAATGVDRVGAKFGVAGVTSRQSLSWILGTAVYILVLIPVAIAALQALRIDAISVPAISMLQQILDYLPRLFIVGLILALAFVVGQYLSEFVTSILTSFGFNNVFRWMGLPVSSSTVPLRDGELPGRSPTRTPSEIAGIIVLVGVMLVATLAAVDILQIPALTVLVGGLLVIAGQFLVGLLIFALGLYLANFTYNLIMSSGSRQSHILAQAARIAIIVFSGAMALQQIGIAPDIVKLAFGLLLGAVAVAIAISFGLGGRDAAGEQVREWLHSFKRKD; encoded by the coding sequence ATGATAATTATTGACGCGATCGCGCAGATCCAAATCGCCCCACTCTTGGGGCAAACTGACTCCACTTTCACACCCGATTGGCTTTCTTCAGCGCTGGGGGCGGATATCGGAACCTCAGTCTTGAATCTAATCAAAGCCATCCTCATCCTCTTTTTCGGATGGCTGATTGCAATTTTTGCGAGTTTTGTCGCGCAAAAGTTGCTCGAACGCACTACTCTTGACAATAAACTCGCAGCTTGGCTGACGGGATCGCCCACGGGAACGCCGGACCAAGAAAAACCCGCCGTTGAAAAATGGTTTGCATCAATCGTCTTTTGGCTGATTTTCTTGTTTGCGGTGATTGCAGCCCTGCAAGCGTTGAATCTCAACCAAGTTTCCGCGCCCCTACAAAGCTTACTCAACCAAGTAACGAACTTTATCCCGAAACTGGGCGGCGCGTTGCTTCTATTGGGCGTAGCTTGGCTGATAGCGACCTTAGTTAAGGCGATCGTAACGCGCGTTTTGCGGACGGCGCGTTTGGACGAACGCTTAGGACAACAAACGGGAACGACTCCAGAAGCAAACGCATTAACCGTAACCGATACGATCGCCAATACGCTTTATTGGTTCGTATTTTTGGTCTTTCTGCCTTGGATTCTAGAAGCGTTGGGCTTACAAACAGCGTTAGCGCCCGTGGTGGGATTGCTTAACGAAATTCTGTTAATTCTGCCCAATATTTTCGCAGCCTTCTTAATCGCTGCGATCGGCTGGTTAGTCGCGCAAGTGGTTCGCCGCGTCGTGACGAACTTCCTCGCGGCTACGGGAGTCGATCGCGTCGGTGCTAAATTTGGCGTAGCGGGTGTAACTTCGCGGCAATCCCTCTCCTGGATTCTGGGAACGGCAGTCTATATCTTAGTATTGATCCCCGTCGCGATCGCAGCCCTTCAAGCCTTGAGGATCGATGCGATTTCCGTTCCGGCAATCTCAATGCTTCAGCAGATTCTTGACTATCTACCCCGTCTCTTCATTGTCGGCTTGATTCTCGCTTTAGCTTTCGTCGTCGGACAGTATTTATCGGAATTCGTCACCAGCATCCTCACCAGTTTCGGTTTTAATAACGTTTTCCGTTGGATGGGATTGCCCGTCAGCAGCAGTACCGTTCCTCTGCGCGATGGCGAACTTCCCGGACGTTCTCCGACGCGCACGCCTTCGGAAATTGCCGGAATTATCGTGTTAGTGGGCGTAATGCTCGTCGCTACCTTAGCGGCTGTGGATATCTTGCAAATTCCCGCCCTCACGGTTTTAGTCGGCGGTTTGCTCGTGATTGCCGGTCAATTTTTGGTCGGGCTGTTGATTTTTGCCCTCGGCTTGTACTTGGCGAACTTCACCTATAACTTGATTATGAGTTCCGGCAGCCGCCAGTCCCACATTCTCGCCCAAGCCGCGCGCATTGCCATTATTGTTTTTAGCGGTGCGATGGCACTGCAACAAATTGGTATTGCTCCGGATATCGTGAAGTTAGCGTTTGGTTTGCTGTTAGGTGCAGTTGCCGTCGCGATCGCGATTTCCTTCGGTTTGGGCGGACGCGATGCTGCTGGCGAACAAGTTCGCGAGTGGTTGCACTCCTTCAAGCGAAAAGACTAA
- a CDS encoding NAD-dependent malic enzyme, whose product MVNLTPNPSFSIKICLEVPNRAGMLASVTQAIANCGGNLGEIKLLEQTRKVSLREIIVDASSSNHAEEIVAAIKSLPEVKILEARDRTFALHEGGKIHINSRFRLTKPSDLAMAYTPGVGRICQAIAAEPEKVFSLTIKSNTVAIVTDGSAVLGLGNLGPEAALPVMEGKAMLFKEFAGVDAFPICLNTQDPEEIIQTVKNIAPVFGGVNLEDISAPRCFEIEKRLREEIDIPVFHDDQNGTAIVTLAALTNALILVKKSLEEVRIVINGSGAAGIAIARLLREAGAQSLYLCDREGLLSKQRQNLTAEKQEFAVEAQGTLADAMVDADVFIGVSAPGVLTPAMVKSMARDPIVMAMSNPIPEIQPELVKDDVAVIATGRSDYANQINNVLAFPGVFRGALDCRAATITTKMCLEAAKAIAAAIPTAELNPENIIPSAFDPRIAPAVAAAVQKAAREEGLART is encoded by the coding sequence ATGGTCAACCTCACCCCCAACCCCAGTTTTAGTATTAAAATTTGCCTGGAAGTTCCCAATCGGGCAGGAATGCTGGCCAGCGTAACCCAAGCGATCGCGAATTGCGGCGGCAATCTCGGCGAAATTAAACTCCTCGAACAAACCCGCAAAGTTTCTCTGCGAGAAATTATTGTGGATGCCTCGAGCAGCAACCATGCTGAAGAGATTGTGGCGGCGATTAAAAGTTTGCCGGAAGTAAAAATCCTAGAAGCGCGCGATCGCACCTTTGCCCTGCACGAAGGCGGCAAAATTCACATTAACAGTCGTTTCAGACTGACGAAACCCTCGGATTTAGCAATGGCTTATACCCCCGGCGTAGGGCGGATTTGTCAAGCGATCGCAGCCGAACCCGAAAAAGTTTTCTCCCTCACCATTAAAAGCAATACCGTTGCTATTGTCACCGACGGTAGCGCCGTTCTCGGTTTAGGAAACTTAGGTCCCGAAGCAGCTTTGCCCGTAATGGAAGGGAAAGCTATGCTCTTTAAAGAATTTGCTGGTGTCGATGCCTTTCCAATTTGTTTGAATACGCAAGATCCAGAAGAAATCATTCAAACCGTTAAAAACATTGCACCCGTTTTCGGTGGCGTTAACCTTGAAGATATTAGCGCGCCGCGCTGTTTTGAAATTGAGAAACGACTGCGCGAAGAAATCGATATTCCCGTTTTCCACGACGACCAAAACGGAACTGCGATCGTCACCTTAGCCGCCCTAACAAACGCGCTGATTCTCGTGAAAAAGAGCCTAGAAGAGGTACGAATTGTCATTAATGGGTCGGGGGCGGCGGGCATCGCGATCGCGCGTCTGCTGCGCGAAGCCGGGGCGCAATCCCTTTATTTGTGCGATCGCGAAGGCTTACTCTCCAAGCAGCGCCAAAACTTAACCGCAGAAAAGCAAGAATTCGCCGTCGAAGCGCAAGGAACCTTAGCCGATGCAATGGTCGATGCGGATGTCTTTATCGGCGTGAGTGCGCCGGGAGTTTTAACCCCCGCAATGGTTAAATCAATGGCTCGCGATCCGATTGTGATGGCAATGTCCAACCCAATCCCCGAAATTCAGCCCGAACTCGTCAAAGATGATGTCGCCGTTATCGCCACCGGACGCAGCGACTACGCCAACCAAATTAACAACGTACTCGCCTTTCCCGGCGTGTTCCGAGGCGCATTAGATTGCCGCGCTGCCACCATTACCACCAAAATGTGTTTGGAAGCCGCTAAAGCGATCGCCGCCGCCATCCCCACCGCAGAACTCAACCCCGAAAATATTATCCCTTCCGCCTTCGATCCGCGCATTGCCCCCGCCGTCGCCGCCGCCGTCCAAAAAGCAGCCCGCGAAGAAGGTTTGGCAAGAACTTAA
- a CDS encoding CoB--CoM heterodisulfide reductase iron-sulfur subunit B family protein: MPSPTLRYAYFPGCVARGACQELYQSTAALTQALGIELLELKKAACCGSGTYKEDSQLLEDTVNARNIALAESLDLPLLTHCSTCQGVLGHVDERLKEARENNPAYLEEVNRFLVKEDCAPYRGSSEVKHILWALIGDYGLEALQERVTRRLEGLKCAAFYGCYLLRAQKSIPFDNPFQPESMENVFRAVGATPVYYRGRTQCCGWPLSSYAAAESFTMAGGHLQEALEAGADCLVTPCPLCHLNLDSRQPEVEKVIGRSLGLPVLHLPQLVALALGVPPRELGLERHVVSTKPVLEKLGIIDN; the protein is encoded by the coding sequence ATGCCTAGCCCGACGTTGCGATACGCTTATTTTCCAGGTTGCGTTGCCCGAGGCGCTTGTCAGGAACTCTATCAATCTACGGCAGCCTTAACCCAAGCCCTTGGTATCGAACTTCTCGAACTCAAAAAAGCAGCCTGTTGCGGTTCGGGAACTTACAAAGAAGATTCGCAACTGCTCGAGGATACCGTCAACGCACGCAATATTGCCCTCGCAGAATCGCTCGATCTTCCGCTTTTAACGCATTGCAGCACTTGTCAAGGCGTTCTCGGTCATGTGGACGAACGCTTGAAAGAGGCTCGAGAAAACAATCCAGCTTACCTAGAAGAAGTCAATCGCTTTTTAGTGAAGGAAGATTGCGCGCCCTATCGCGGGAGTAGCGAAGTCAAGCATATTTTGTGGGCTTTGATTGGGGATTATGGTTTGGAAGCGTTGCAGGAGCGAGTAACGCGCCGTTTGGAGGGGTTAAAGTGCGCGGCGTTTTATGGATGTTACTTGTTGAGAGCGCAAAAATCGATTCCTTTCGACAATCCCTTTCAACCCGAATCGATGGAAAATGTCTTCCGCGCGGTGGGGGCAACGCCGGTGTACTATCGCGGTAGGACGCAATGCTGCGGTTGGCCGCTGTCGAGTTATGCGGCGGCGGAGTCTTTTACTATGGCGGGCGGACATCTCCAAGAAGCCTTAGAAGCGGGCGCGGATTGTTTAGTTACGCCTTGTCCACTCTGCCATCTCAATCTCGACTCGAGGCAGCCAGAAGTCGAAAAGGTTATCGGACGATCTTTAGGGCTGCCGGTGCTGCATTTGCCGCAGTTAGTCGCGCTGGCGCTGGGGGTTCCGCCGCGAGAGTTGGGGTTAGAACGTCATGTGGTTTCAACGAAGCCTGTTTTGGAGAAACTTGGAATAATTGACAATTGA